GTCCTACCGCTTTCACCTCGAGGTGCCCGAGGACCTGACGGCTCGGTTGTTCGAGCTCTACCCGCAGTACAGCCTGATCGAGCCGCTGGAGGGCACCCACTTCCACGCGGGGTTCGGCCACCTCGACGGGTACACGTCCGCCTACTACACCTACTTCTGGTCCCTGGTGATCGCGAAGGACATGTTCAGCGCGTTCGACCCCGACGACCTCTTCGACCCGGGACAGGCCACCCGGTACCGCGACGTCGTCCTCGCGGCCGGTGGATCGCACGACGCGGCAGTCCTGGTCGCTGAGTTCCTGGGGCGCCCGTACAACACCGACGCCTTCACTGCTTGGCTGGACCGATGACCACCCCGTCCACCCCGCCGACCGCTCCGATCGCCCTCTCGAACCGACCGCACGACCGGATCGGTCATCGGCGTACCGACGAGGACTGGCTCGCCGAGGTGTGGGCCGATCCGGCCACGCGCGTGCTCGTGATCGCCGGCACCCGGGTGCAGCTGGTCGACGGCGCCCTCTCCTGGTTGTCTCCGGCCGAGGCGCCCGAGGGGACCCGGCTGCTTCTGGGGGAGCGCGACGGTGTCGTCTCGTTCGCCGTGATCATCGACGGTTCCGCGGCGGATGCCGGGTGGATGCCGTTGCGCGGGCTGGTCCCGGCACTCGCCGATGATCCGGACGACCAAGCCGCGCTGCTGGTGCACGCGATCGGGATCGCCGAGTGGATCTGGGCCACCCGGCACTGCATCCGCTGCGGCGGCACCTACGAGGTGATGCAGCTCGGGCACGTCCTGCGCTGCACCGACTGCGGGCGCGAGGAGTTCCCGCGCACCGACCCGGCCGTGATCATGGTGGTCACCGACGGCGAGGCCCCGGACGACCGCTGCCTGCTGGGCCGGCACCCGTCGTGGCCGGCGGGCCGCTACTCGACCCTGGCCGGTTTCGTGGAGCCCGGCGAGTCCATCGAGCAGGCCGTACGCCGCGAGGTGCTCGAGGAGTCGGGCATCGAGGTCGGTGCGGTGACCTACTTCGGCTCGCAGCCGTGGCCGCTCCCGCGCAGCCTGATGATCGGCTGCCTGGCGCACGCGACGTCGACCGACATCTCCGTGGACGGCGAGGAGATCGAGGACGCGCGCT
The DNA window shown above is from Marmoricola sp. OAE513 and carries:
- the nudC gene encoding NAD(+) diphosphatase, with the translated sequence MTTPSTPPTAPIALSNRPHDRIGHRRTDEDWLAEVWADPATRVLVIAGTRVQLVDGALSWLSPAEAPEGTRLLLGERDGVVSFAVIIDGSAADAGWMPLRGLVPALADDPDDQAALLVHAIGIAEWIWATRHCIRCGGTYEVMQLGHVLRCTDCGREEFPRTDPAVIMVVTDGEAPDDRCLLGRHPSWPAGRYSTLAGFVEPGESIEQAVRREVLEESGIEVGAVTYFGSQPWPLPRSLMIGCLAHATSTDISVDGEEIEDARWFTREQMRTEAEAGTLVLPGGISISRSLIEHWYGGTLPGQW